The sequence below is a genomic window from Coffea arabica cultivar ET-39 chromosome 8e, Coffea Arabica ET-39 HiFi, whole genome shotgun sequence.
TTCTCTTTTAACAGTTCAACAAAGAGAGCGGAAATCTAGTTGAAGAATGCAAACTAAAAGTTATTTATGTATCCCCTCCACAACCTCCATCACCAGTTGCAGAAGGATCTGAAGAGGGTTCTTCTCCTAGGCCATTGATATTTGAAAATGGGAGTTTTGGTGGTTCTGAGGTAGGTCAATTTTggttcctttttcatttttttcccttcttttttttttggggggggggggtggggttgATTTTATGATGTTCTCTTCACTCCTTTTACCTAGCATTGATAATACCTTGGCATTGAGAAAAAACTTTTTGTACATGCAGGTCTCGAGAAAGTTTGTGGATACATATGACAGATCTTCAGAGGTAACATTTGCTCCTCTCTAAGCACATTAAAAATATGAGAGCTCAATTTTCAATACTTTACGGGTCTTCGCTTGTGCTTAGAATtgcatatcttttgtattgtGCCAGTTAATTATCCTATAAATCATAGCATTTACTGCTTTTATTTATGTTTGGATTCCATTGTCCAAACTAGCCATTTAAGGTTTGCACATATCTTCGTGATCTACACTCGAGGGAAATACCGCTATCTTTAGTGCATCTCTCTATACAAGCTTACTTATATGAAGATGATAGTTCTGGGTGGAAGGACcataaaaggaaaagagtgaATCTGGACTTACTATTCCAAAGTAATTTTGGGATGGGTTTACCTTTGTGCTATGCAATGATATATTATTGTTGTTTCACAGATGATGGGATAAGGTAATATAATATTCCTATGTAATCGAGATATGGATGGATTTCCGTACTTTTGCCAGTTCCTTAGTCTGGAACTGTGTTCAGCTTGGtgccaaaagtaatattttgcTGGTCAGATTGCCAAGTCTTTTAACCAATGTTTGAAACATAGCAGTGCAAACTCTCTGTCCATATATTCCAAATGTGAAACAgcagtatttttttttaggtCTAGGTAGATCTGGGTCAGATCTCCCGTTCATCTTCAAGCCTGTGTTTGGAAGCAAATGGAAATTGTTCTTGAGACACTATCAAGGAACTAGGGGTTTAAGTGGATAGTTTAATATGCTTTTTTAGTTCCCCCTAAAAAGAGTTGTAGAGAAATGTACCCAGACACACGCATTCAAGTTTCAAAAGTCTTATTTGATTTGTAGTCTTTCTTGGTACATGGGAGTAATGGTTGGACACTATGACATAATTTATGTAGTTTTTTGTCATAGAGAATTAATGATATTGGAAATATTGGTCTCCACATATCATTTTGGAGTGTTTCTTTTGGTATTGTTGATTTAAGAGCAACATTATGCACACATCTTTTGACTGGCTATGGTATTCCTTTACCCTCTGATTTTCTCACAGCAATACGCTTGTTGATTCTACAAGAACTTAGCTATTCCCTTTTTAAGTTTGCTTTATCGTTTGATTTTTAGATGCATGTCTTCGTCCATTTGCATTTTGCATCCATCCAGCTCAAGCATTTAACTTTGACAACTAATAGGAACATGATGTGATGTTTTTCAGGCAAGATCTCTCATTTCAAAGTTAACTGAGGAAAAAGCTGCTGCAGTCCAACATAGTAAAAGAATTCGTCAAGAATTGGTAAGGTTTCCTGTCCCTTATTATGTGAGATCTAGCATGCTTGGTTATTTGCCTACAATCATGCTTTTTCtccaattttatttgtttggttTGGATTCACTCTATGAAATGGCAAATAAGTTTGTTGTAAATATATCACAAACTGTAGAAATGCAGAACTGAGAGGTAAGCAACAATCAGTTGCAATTAGAATCATTACAGAAGTACGTTGTACTTTGTTATGTGTCAGATTTCTTGTCTAGTATTTGAAAAATGGTTGTAGCTTATCCTTATAAACATTCTGTGGTGCAGGAACTCTTGAGGCATGACAGCAACAAAAGTCGTGGCGGTGTATCTGTAGTTATTGTCATTGTCTTTGGCTTGCTGGGCATCATATTGGGATACACATTGAAAAGGACATAATTCTTCCAGTGAGGACACTGATTTTGCATAGTTAGCATTTGTGTAGCAGGAAACTTGATCTGGTGGATTATAGGTGTATTCTTTTATGAAGttgatgaaatttttttatttcttgttattcaACTAGTATTTAAAAATGCAGTTTGATCTTGTAGGACAAATTACTGCTTTGCAAGACATTGAAAATCCCAAAAAATGTTGGGAGATAGTTTCTTCTTAagcaccataatccaattattTTCTGTTATATTTCGTATTGGGTTTGTCAATTCGTGCTATCAAGGTAATCTGCTGTATTTTGGTGTGAAACTGTACGTTTAGGTTGCAAGTATGCAGGAATCTGGTTATGAAGTTTAGATATATTTGAGCCATGGCAGTACAAGTTAAGCCATGTACAGTAATGGACGGGACTTCTTGCTGTTGTCTGGTAAAGGCAAGTCGCTACTGGCAGGGTGGAAACTGGGCGTCTTGACCATTTCTCTAACATAGAATATGAAAGGCTTTCATTTCACGAAATTGTGGCATTGGTGGGCAACTTCTGAAACTgatagtgtttttttttttaaattggtgGTTGTCAATTCTCATTTTTTACCGTAGTGGCAGCAACTGTTGTTACTTAATTATGATGAGGTTTAACCTTGGGTTCATAAAATTGTGTCTAAATTACTACTAAATAAGCAAATTGAGGAAGGCTACTGAgcaatcaaaacaaaaattggcATTAGGCAGCAAGAGTGAGCACGTACACTACGGAAGACCTGTTAGTTGACAACAAAACACcgttaatttttttaatgttgaAACACCTTCTAATCAAGAAGTAGACGAGATTACTCAACTTTAATCTAAAAAAAGGGATAAATTTTGATGAAGGGAGGGAATAAAGTGACAAGCCCAATAAcgtaaaagagaaaaaggaaacaaggaCAAGGCCAATATAAGATGTCTGTCTATTAGCCCAGCCAAGAAGATTATAATATAAGAAGGTAccaataaatacacataacccTGCAAATGGGACGAAGAAATATCCTTTAcaagtgaattataagtgaattaTATCGTGTGCTAATAAAATTATGGCGCGGCATGTATTTTACacaaaatcgtccaaaacgatTTCCTTGATAATCATTCGGCCCCTTGTCCTCTTTAGAGTAGCATATCATATCCTACTACTCCTACGGATGAAGtcttttttgaaaataaaataaattttgattcgGCTTTCAAGTGATGGGGAATTTGGCTAATATAATAAAAGCTCTGCTTCAGCAGTTGAACTGCCGATATACTACTGGATGATCACACATTGAAGTCCTTTCATGCTTTGTATTGTCAAACCTGCTTCTTTCAGATAATCTTCGACTTTTCTTGTCAAACCTGCTAAAAATTTTGTTTGATCCAATAAAATTGTcaaagtaaaatattttattcatttgtAAACTTATGTTTCCATAGGGTTGGTTTAGACAgagattatttgtcaaattattatttgcttacactgttaatacattttttaactatatttttattttacatatatcacattcagaaaaaaaaaatgctacagtatattttttttaaaaagaaattatcccaaataatctactattTAAACAGTTTTTATATATCATGAAAATAAAATGTAGAAAACTCAGCATTagctaaataaataaaattcttcaacgaaaatgaataatttctaccATCCTATGCTATTAAttagcattaaaaaaaaagaaaaagagagaagttCAGGGCAGCAGGGAATTGATTTTGCTTATCGCAATAAATCTAAACTTTGTAAAATACAAGAATTTGAATCACAACTTATCTATCAAGAAGCTATCTTAGTTCATAAAAcatggactttttttttttgataatgtaAAACATGGactttaaatcacaaaattctagCCCTCCAACTATACTATTATTAGCTGACTTCAAGATCGAGATGGAATTCATAATTTGAAAAGTATCCTAAGAGCACAATATAGGAAGTTTCACAACTATCGTTGCCGTACGAGATTGTGCGGCCGTGTCGTAGTAATTTTCatgtttcaaatgaaatttctttCATTGAACAAATGAAATGTTTCTACCCTCAAAGGCTCAAACAAGTAATTGACATGGTTTGGTTCCCCTCCAaataagaagaggaaaaagaaaaaaaaagtttggcaTTAATTGATGTGGTTCCATATGTTCTTGGCTTTGCACTACCATTATTATGTTCTACGTAATTTCTTAAACATTTTAAACTATTTTCCCCAATTGACTTGACTTTGTTATACTACTATAATAGAATCCTAATAGCATTAGATGTTGCCTTTTAATTTTATAGAGACTAACAAGAAGcattcttgtatttttgacatGTAACCAAGAATTCTCCCACATCAACAAAGCTTGTTTTCGGAGCACTTTTGGCTGTAGACAATGGAGGTTTGCATGAGTTTGagagttccttttttttttgttttttattttttttgaatgttcTAAAAAGCTTTGGATGCTGGTATCTTCAGGTTGTTGAAGCATCTACTCGTAGTCTTGACAATTCCTCTGAGGTAAAGGGCCTTTGCTTCTGGGTTTAATGTGCAAAAAACATGCTCATTTACTCGTGAGAATGATTAGCTGGACATCTGCAAAAGAATTCATAATGCTAATCATCTTTGTCTGTTTTCCCATTTCTTGAGTCTGCAATATCCTTTGGCATGAAATTTGAGATAGGcagaaaacattttttttttgagctattCTGTAATCAAATGGGCTGAGTTATATAATGATCGAGGTAATTGGTTTGTCAGAATCAAGCTAAACATTAACTCTTTTCATTAGCCAGTGAAATATTTTCGCGTATTACTTTTCATCATTGATTAGCTTTGTGATAAGTATTAAACAGTTGGCAGTTAGTTTCTTCTGCCAAGCCTTTTTATTGGTCCTGCTGAATATTTATTCTCTCTTTTTGTTACTTTATGAGAGTAAAAGACGCCAAGTGGAGGGAGGCTTCTCAAGATAGAACCTTCGGAACTGAGATTTACCTGTGAGTGAGTCCCTATTGTTTTGCAATCAAGTTTTCTCAGAGTTTATTCTTCCTTCTGCATTTGTTATTTAACAGTGCAGTCTTTTATTGGTTGTCTGGTCAGTTGAGCCAAAGAAGCAGATATCTTGCTGTCTTCACTTGTCTAATTTGATGAATAGCCCTGTTGCTTTCAAGGTATACTTCACTTCAATACCCTATGTGTGGATTTTCTAATCTGGTTGGTTAGGTTAGGCTTTTGTAATCTCATTGTTTTTCTCACTTACAGGTTTTAACGACCAATAAGACTGTCTATGTTGTCCGCCCAAACACTGGAATTATTTTGCCAGGGACAACATGTGGTATCACAGGTGgtaacaattttttttcctttgtttgctTTTCTTCTTCAACTCTGTTTATTAAGACAGGTAAAAGAAATCAAAACATCGTCTTAGGTGTTTGATTCTTTGGTTATTGAAACTATGAAAATCTTGTGTTATTTCTCCCTTCCATTGGAACAATTTCTCCGACACTGTTGAGTTCAATGAGATACAAGTCTCGTCGAAACTGAACTGTATGAGGGTCGAAAACTGGTCTTTCCTGAATGAAGCCTAAATTTGATGAATTGATCTATTTGTTTTTTATgctcttgcaaaaaaaaaaaaaaaagggctctCTGAGATTGATGTAACTTTCCTTTGTTCTCCTGCATTCATTGTATttgtatttgataaaagaagGTGCTGTTTCTGAATATTATGCCTCTTGCTTCAATCTCCACAGTTACAATGCAAGCTCAGAATAAGCCCTGCACAGCCAAGCAATGCGAGGACAAATTTAAGATTCAAAGTGTCCTTGTCAGCGCATGTGCAGACTTAAACCACATCACCAAGAATGTGGTATGTCATATGATTGTGCGATCAATTCATGAGTTTGTCAAGAGTTACTAATTGAATGGCAAACTTGCATATGCATAATTAAATTTTACAATTTTCCTTGATGCCATTGTCAACAAGTCAAAAGTTGTAATCACCCACTTATTCTGCATTTATTATATGCAATTAAAACTGGAGTTTCCTCTTGTATAGTTTGATAAGGAGGAAGGGTTTTCTATTGAAGAATACAAATTGCCAGTTGTTTACCTGTCCACAGCTCTACCACTTTCGCTGGAGTCTGAGCAAGCCAACACATTGCTAACAGATGGCACACATTTGAATTCTTCTCAGGTTTTCTGTCTTATATAGCTGCACAGTTTTTGTTTTGAACTAGTAAATTCGGAATGTTTGATTTCGAATTCTTGTTTTAAATTTGTGTTGTTTTGTATGCCCGCATCAGTTCTTAAAATTCATGTCAAACCTTTTGGTTATAGCCTACAAATACACATCCTAGTTGGATTTTTACATCGGTACATAGAAGCATGCATTCAATAATTTGATGTTGTATTCTAGGATCGTATTGGAGTGCAAACTATGATTCTGTCCAGCCTGATATGTTTTCTACTAATATGTGGCAAATAGTTTACAAACCATCTGGAGTGAAAATCAGAACTAGAAGCAAGATTTACATTCTCTGGAAATGTATCATTAAGCAACTAGTTTAGGTGCAGAAATCTGCAAATCATCCAACTTGTGTATACTGGAATAGATTCCTTATCAAAATCAGGGAAGTCGATGCTGAAGAGCTAGAAAATGTATATCAAAACCACCAAAAGATCATCTTGAAACTAAAAGCATTTCCATTAAGGGATAGACATTTGTATGAATCAGAAAACGAATGTCTTCCATCAGCATTTTTATCAGGCATTTTTAGCTTTCTTCTTGCCTAAAAATGTTGTCTTGCCTCTACTGAAGAGGCTCAGTGATGATTTCTCCCCAACTATGTGCCTCCTTTCAGAAGGCCATAGATACCTTTGTATTTTCATGTATTTCAATGATCACATCTTATAGCACTACCAAGACATGTCTATGTTCCTATGAAAATGAGTTCTACCTTCAGCACTTAATTTATAGTTTTGACAATTTTCTAGTTTTACCTTTCCtggattttatttttcttgaggtACTCTGCGAACACATAAGGAAGATAGAACTGGTCTGCACAGTTAAATTTGCTTGGCATCAATGaaataaaatgtaaaagtaaatgcTTTTGCAAAAATTCCTTTCCACACAAGTACCCAGAATTCAGATTGATGAGTTTACAATGAAGCTAGTTTGGGCTCATGACATCATTATTCATCTGATAAGTGTTATGAATAGACCAGCTGACCTGTATATTCTATCCTAGCCAAGTACCTCATTTTTACAGGTACCTTTTCATTATGAACTGATGCAAATTAACACTGTTCTCTTCTTGTCTTTGAGGGTAAAAAGATGAGCACAATGGAGATGCCTGATGTCATCAAATTTCCTTGTAAGCACCCCAAACCTTTTCCATTCTTTCTATGGAGTTATACTCACGtttgtttgatttctttttGTTGTCTTTAACTGGACGTATTGGACAGTTGAGGCGAATAAGCAGATTTCCAGTTCTCTCCAATTTTCAAATACGACTGCAAATTATGTTGCTTTCAAGGTGATTTTCCAATATTAGGGGCATATTAATCCTTAGAGAATTTACATTCTCATCTATTCTACAATTGCAGATATTTTTAGGTACATCGAATTTCATTTGTATGATGTCGGTGGAGGGTTTTCAGAATTTTCTAGCatatccatttgaaacaagaattaaattcGTTTGCAGTTCTTCTTGTACATGCTGAAGTCTGAAGTACTTTGTCTTCAGGTCATGACCACAAACCCGAAGAACTACAGTGCTCGACCAATCCGAGGTGTTATGGTTCCTCAATCTACATTTAGTATCACAGGTGTGATTACCTTTCGCCAGTCACCCCTCCCTT
It includes:
- the LOC113704234 gene encoding vesicle-associated protein 1-2-like, which translates into the protein MSAGELLNIEPLELKFPLELKKQISCSFQLSNKTENHVAFKVKTTNPKKYCVRPNTGIVLPRSTCDVIVTMQAQKEAPADLVCRDKFLLQSTVASPGATPKDITGDMFNKESGNLVEECKLKVIYVSPPQPPSPVAEGSEEGSSPRPLIFENGSFGGSEVSRKFVDTYDRSSEARSLISKLTEEKAAAVQHSKRIRQELELLRHDSNKSRGGVSVVIVIVFGLLGIILGYTLKRT
- the LOC113704975 gene encoding vesicle-associated protein 1-4-like, whose protein sequence is MEVVEASTRSLDNSSETPSGGRLLKIEPSELRFTFEPKKQISCCLHLSNLMNSPVAFKVLTTNKTVYVVRPNTGIILPGTTCGITVTMQAQNKPCTAKQCEDKFKIQSVLVSACADLNHITKNVFDKEEGFSIEEYKLPVVYLSTALPLSLESEQANTLLTDGTHLNSSQMSTMEMPDVIKFPFEANKQISSSLQFSNTTANYVAFKVMTTNPKNYSARPIRGVMVPQSTFSITVTMQAQKAPPNAPSKDKFLIRSAVVSPSTTEKDINWDLFGEDGLVKDHKLRAIHTLSPKAAIPVAEGSEEFSSERVLLMQDDSSNNSQEIPWHDGETIMGTPSIFGRISDFLGLTSRPRSYDQYKKLV